Proteins encoded within one genomic window of Ovis aries strain OAR_USU_Benz2616 breed Rambouillet chromosome 1, ARS-UI_Ramb_v3.0, whole genome shotgun sequence:
- the ABCC5 gene encoding ATP-binding cassette sub-family C member 5 isoform X5: MKDIDIGKEYIIPSPGYRNVRERTSNSGQHRDREDSKYKRTQPLDCQDALETAARAEGLSLDPSMHSQLRILDEEHPKGKYHHSLSVLKPIRTTSKHQHPVDNAGLFSCMTFSWLSPLARKAHKKGELLMEDVWSLSKHESSEVNCRRLERLWQEELNEAGPGAASLRRVVWTFCRTRLILSIVCLMITQLAGFSGPNFQDGCILRSERESSWAESLAKSSGKKTRNTDPPRESGIQH; this comes from the exons ATGAAGGACATTGACATAGGAAAAGAATACATCATCCCCAGCCCTGGTTATAGAAATGTGCGGGAGAGAACCAGCAATTCAGGGCAGCACCGAGACCGTGAGGACTCCAAGTACAAGAGAACTCAACCG TTGGATTGCCAGGATGCCTTGGAAACAGCAGCCCGAGCGGAAGGCCTTTCCCTGGACCCCTCCATGCATTCTCAGCTCAGAATCCTGGATGAGGAACATCCCAAGGGAAAGTACCATCATAGCTTAAGTGTTCTGAAGCCCATCCGGACCACTTCCAA ACACCAGCACCCAGTGGACAATGCTGGGCTCTTCTCCTGTATGACTTTTTCTTGGCTTTCTCCTCTGGCTCGCAAAGCCCACAAGAAGGGGGAGCTCTTAATGGAGGATGTGTGGTCTTTGTCCAAGCATGAGTCTTCCGAGGTGAACTGCAGAAG ACTAGAGAGACTGTGGCAAGAAGAGCTGAATGAAGCTGGGCCCGGCGCTGCTTCCCTCCGGAGGGTTGTGTGGACCTTCTGCCGCACCAGGCTCATCCTCTCCATCGTGTGCCTGATGATCACGCAGCTGGCAGGCTTCAGTGGACCA AATTTTCAGGATGGCTGTATTCTGCGGTCAGAAAGAGAGTCAAGCTGGGCAGAATCTCTCGCCAAGAGTTCAG gaaaaaaaacaagaaataccGATCCACCCAGAGAGTCTGGAATTCAGCATTAG